In Plasmodium brasilianum strain Bolivian I chromosome 12, whole genome shotgun sequence, the genomic window GATTCAGTTTgggttaaaaataaaaaaaaaaaaaaaaaagccaaaaaattgtatttaatttgtatataacgATGACAGAATTTATCCTTTTCCTATTTACCGCCTCACCTATTGCTGCTTCACTCATTTCCGCCTCACCCATTTCCGCCTCACCCATTTCCGCCTCACCCATTTCCGCCTCACCCATTTCCGCCTCACCCATTTCCGCCTCACCCATTTCCGCCTCACCCATTTATGCacgaaaaattattttttaaaattatatttacccATTACTTCAATGTTGATAATGTAGGATTATATTCATACGTCTATGTACAGGTGTGTATACGTCCGTGTGTGATGGTGGTGatgttaaatgaaaatttgcTAATTTTATTGTAGCCTTGGggacaaatatttttttaaaatttcttttttcttttttgtttcaatATCCTTAAAATATGCAcaggtacatatatactaataCGTATAactaatatgtatatttattggaagaataattttaacaaaaaagctacgaaataaaaaaaaaagaaaaaaaaatacaaaaaattgtgtttttcgtaatttttaaacatttccatataaaatatgcacaACATTTTATgacaccaaaaaaaaaaaaaaaaaaaaaaaagtcgtAAATGTATGGTCCCAAAAAGATAAGCATATATGTTAGCTCTTTGACGAgctattttatattcatcttGGGAATATTCGTTCtgtttttattcctttttttgaaCATTATATTCCTTCTTTGAACGtttattcccttttttttatttttatgtactaTTTTACAGTATGCAATATATCTACATTTTGGTAAAGTGGAACCGCTGCCTTACTGTTAAATACGGTTGCGCCTTTTTCCCTATTTCTGCACATGCgtaaatgtacatgtatataaatatttatgtatattttatatatatgtatacatatatatatacatatgtatttatctaattttgatatccttttttttctttttttcctgttaTGTTGCAcgagtaaaaaaataaacttttaATTGTGTAAGGGGCTATTCTATCTTTCAAacgataattttttttcctacttttactttttttttttttttttttttttacattaaaaacaGTAGCACTTATTTTAAAgatgtttcttttttgagAATTTCCTTTTggtaaatttcttttttttttttttttaaaagcaaCAATAATGTATGAAGTAGTAAACAGATCGATACTATTTCACCTGAACAATGTTTAGCCGCTTGTCACTCATTTCACCCgtttatttataacatttttttgaatttttttttttaaaaaaatactactgcataataaaaaatatatacataaaacaaGAGCGTCATTTTAATATGACTATCGAAATTCCTCTGCTTTTATCGTCTGCATTTCCCCTAATATGGAAAGCGGGCTTAGCTCAACTTTCCTTTGCGAAAACTGGAGGTTCACTAGCTGCCATGAAAGGGACTTCCCTTTTGTTAAGTAAAATTGCTTCTTCTGGAAAAGGTGGACTATTAGCATCTACTTCTTCACAACTTGATAACATAAAAGAAGCAGCACAAAAGTTAGTTgaagaaattgaaaaaaatattaacttaagtttattattttacaatatagACGATGAAGAAACTGCTGGATACTACTTAATGAAAAAACGAGAAGAGCATGAAAAAGGTTACTAACATATCTTATTTTGAAAGGGATAAATTGAGgggtattatatttaaaagaattatacaaaaatgaCCAATTAAATGTGAGCTACAAAACGTTAACAGGAAATATCGTATATGTTAGGAAAAGGAGTAATGATAATGTGAATATTTAAGACAagtttttacaataaaatgaGAAAGACATGTATGACTGTATCTTAAGTTTTTGCTTCAAGCTTTTTcgaattaaatgaataaatatatatatatatatatatatatatatatatatatatatacatacattcatacatacatacatacattcatatatacatacattcatacattcatacacacatacatatgtacatattacaAAGAGAGAACttatttatccttttttaccGCACAAGAAGGTAggaattttcatatttatttgtgcTGCTTAAAGGATTTTGTCATGTTTAGTTTTTCCCAGTTCCTTATCCttttcttataaatattaaaacataaaaactaatggtaaattttacattttaaaaaataagttaacCCTTTTTACacgaatgtatatatgtatgtacgtgcatatatatatacatacatacaagtGCATATATAGCTAAACATTtgtcttaaaaaaaaaaaaaaaaaaattttaaccaaaattataaaaaaaaaaaaaaaacaataaaaagcCTATGTTGAAAACCATCTTAGCAATTTTAAGCTTCCCGTCTATGTTCCTCTAACACATTTCTCCTTGAAAAATGGTATAATGTGTAAAGGATTATACAATCAAAGGAAAGgggaacaataaaaaaaaaaaaaaaattactatataACTACATTATTAATCGTATTACGGCAGGGGCATATGGGTATtcgttcatatatacatatatataaatttatttatgtgcatatacatataaacaaaatgtaAAACCGTTAAATAAACAACACCTCGACTGTGTCCACATTAcaaggaaatatattttcattaaaagcTTTTCCATTAGCTGTGGTATGTCGTTTTTGCATATAAACTTAACCAACAAGTTTTGTTTATGCACACATGGGTGTTTACTTTATGGGATAAAGGTAAATATAATACCTctatacaattttatttatatgatcTACAGCAtgctatttaaaaatttgcatTCCCATTTTCAAGagttttttcataatattccCCAAGTAAAaggaattaattaaaaacatgTGTGTTTGTGCTTactttaaaatgttatacaAAAGAAGTAAACACCTACTGGGTGTTTACATGTATTGACCAAATATGGCATTACTCTAATTGTtcacaaattatataaaataatatcacctcaatagaaaaaaaaaaaaaaaaaggagtaaaaaaaattaaaaaagaataaaaaaaagaataaaaaaaagaataaaaaaaagaataaaaaaaagaataaaaaaaagaataaaaaaaagaataaaaaatataaaaaaataaataaaaaaaaaaaaacattctaCAACAATTCAACTgttcaaataaaatacttttcttccgatataaaaatttgatgccaaaatattaaaatgatattGGAAAGGCGCATATAATTTTGTGCGTAATTATatcagcaaaaaaaaaaaaaatgaactgCATTAAccaaaatgaaacaaaacaaaGGGAGGCAAAAAATGGCAAAAATACTGATAGAATTACaattaaactaaaaaaatatgtagcACTAAGTATTACTTATacatttgtattatatttactacaaatttatatgcaaaaaaaaaaaaaaaaaaaaaaaatatacatatataacgtataacatataatatttaacatatataatatattcgcACAAACACAAAAGCTTGAATGATAAAAGGagacatatttttatgagaaaaaaaagtaagaaaaaaaaaaatatatatttgtcacattaataaaaatttgaggtactcaaaataaaacaaccttttcatttacatttaatttacattaataaaacataggaaggtattatatatttaagtatgtgcgtatgtatttacgtatgtatatacgtacgtacgaatttataaatgtacgtAGTAATTATgtactatgtatatatatatatatatatgtatgtagtTCGCCCgtgtatataatatgcatGTACAGTACCGTAGAATTACATTTAGCGactaaacatatatttacaatttttcgCTTACCTGTCAGAGGAAACTATACAAAAACGTgccaaattttttttttttttttttttcttccctttttacataaatgttttaataaaaaatatattatttcagtTCTTTTTCCATCTGTGTTGTAAGCGAATAAagcgtaaaaaaaaaaaaaaaaaaagagaccTATACAAGAACCTacgtttgaaaaaaatagaacttCTGCATAGCAGAAACGTTAGCAGCAGTAATAACGACAACAATAACGATAACAACGACGACAGCGATAGTGATAGCAATACCAcgaacataataataataatactgcTTGGATAACAGGTTAACGGATGCTTCAAAAAATGTTGAACAACAATGGTTTTAATGGCGGCTTAAATCAAGTAAACGCATTTCAAAATAGTAGTGTTCCTTCCCAAAATAGTAGTAGCCACATTCAAAATAGTAGTGCCCTATTTCCAAACAGAGCTAATAAGACCCCTAACCTCTGTAATAGCATGTTTGtaagcaataataataacttttGGAATGGTATGAAAAACacaaatagtaa contains:
- a CDS encoding hypothetical protein (conserved Plasmodium protein), with translation MTIEIPLLLSSAFPLIWKAGLAQLSFAKTGGSLAAMKGTSLLLSKIASSGKGGLLASTSSQLDNIKEAAQKLVEEIEKNINLSLLFYNIDDEETAGYYLMKKREEHEKGY